In a genomic window of Zonotrichia albicollis isolate bZonAlb1 chromosome 7, bZonAlb1.hap1, whole genome shotgun sequence:
- the LOC102074272 gene encoding dual specificity protein phosphatase 13B produces MAWDSLCSQDLRRPRIRSASSGMPGRGSSTGTPSLEELRRLLCTRTHPTGHVDEVWPNLYVGDLYVARDKAQLSRLGISHVVNAAAGRFRINTGPNFYSDLPVHYYGVEAEDNPNFDLSIHFYPVAHYIREALNSPRGKVLVHCAMGISRSATLVLAFLMICEGLSLTAAIQTVRSHRGICPNSGFLQQLRDLDLRLGRGSGRGAEAC; encoded by the exons ATGGCCTGGGACTCCTTGTGCAGCCAGGACTTACGGCGGCCCAGGATAAGAAGTGCCTCAAGCGGGATGCCcggcagagggagcagcactgggacaCCGTCCCTGGAGGAGCTGCGGCGCCTGCTCTGCACACGCACACACCCCACAGGGCACGTGGATGAAGTCTGGCCAAACCTTTATGTGGGAGACCT GTACGTCGCTCGCGACAAGGCGCAGCTGAGCCGCCTGGGCATCTCCCACGTGGTGAACGCCGCTGCCGGGAGGTTCCGCATCAACACCGGGCCCAACTTCTACAGCGACTTGCCTGTGCATTACTACGGAGTAGAAGCAGAGGACAACCCCAACTTTGATCTCAGCATTCACTTCTATCCAGTTGCTCACTACATCAGAGAAGCACTGAATTCCCCAAGAG GCAAAGTTCTGGTTCACTGTGCAATGGGAATCAGTCGGTCTGCAACTCTGGTCCTGGCTTTCCTAATGATCTGTGAAGGCCTGTCCCTCACCGCCGCCATTCAGACTGTGCGCTCCCACAGAGGCATCTGCCCCAACTCCGGCTTCCTCCAGCAGCTTCGGGACTTGGACCTCCGGTTAGGGAGGGGctcaggcagaggagcagaggcCTGCTAG